From a region of the Mus pahari chromosome 12, PAHARI_EIJ_v1.1, whole genome shotgun sequence genome:
- the Arvcf gene encoding armadillo repeat protein deleted in velo-cardio-facial syndrome isoform X4, translating to MRSSTGEEQEQSPGSQASLATMPEAPEVLEETVTVEEDPGTPTSHVSIVTSEDGTTRRTETKVTKTVKTVTTRTVRQVPLGPDGLPLLDGGPPLGSFADGPLDRHYLLRGGGPAATLSRAYHSSGGGFPDGPEPRDIPSYGSLSRGLGVRPPRTGLLGPGPGDGCFTLPGRREAFPMGSESGPPSGRSLPEHFQAEPYGLEDDTRSLAADDEGGPDLEPDYSTATRRRPEYGRGLRARAFEDTADDAGELIEERPPFPAATAPLAQPERGSLGSLDRVVRRSPSVDSTRKEPRWRDPELPEVLAMLRHPVDPVKANAAAYLQHLCFENEGIKRRVRQLRGLPLLVALLDHPRAEVRRRACGALRNLSYGRDADNKAAIRDCGGVPALVRLLRAARDNEVRELVTGTLWNLSSYEPLKMVIIDHGLQTLTHEVIVPHSGWEREPNEDSKPRDAEWTTVFKNTSGCLRNVSSDGAEARRRLRECEGLVDALLHALQSAVGRKDTDNKSVENCVCIMRNLSYHVHKEVPGADRYQEAEPGIQGSATTSQRRRKDDASCFGGKKAKEEWFHQGKKDAEMDRNFDTLDLPKRTEAAKGFELLYQPEVVRLYLSLLTESRNFNTLEAAAGALQNLSAGNWTWATYIRATVRKERGLPVLVELLQSETDKVVRAVAIALRNLSLDQRNKDLIGSYAMTELVRNVRNAQAPAHPSAPLEEDTVVAVLNTIHEIVSDSLDNARSLLQARGVPSLVALVASSQSVREAKAASHVLQTVWSYKELRGALQRDGWTKARFQSASTAKGPKGTPSSGGFDDSTLPLVDKSLDGEKSTTRDVIPMDTLGPDGYATVDRRERRTLGSDSTGDTSEKELLRPDPGRKAPPPGPSRPSVRLVDAVGDAKPQPVDSWV from the exons ATGCGTTCCAGTACTGGTGAGGAGCAG GAGCAGAGCCCGGGTAGCCAGGCATCGCTGGCCACGATGCCAGAGGCACCCGAGGTACTGGAGGAGACAGTGACCGTGGAGGAAGACCCTGGCACCCCCACCTCTCACGTATCCATCGTCACATCAGAAGATGGTACAACCCGGCGGACTGAGACTAAG GTCACTAAGACAGTCAAGACTGTGACCACAAGGACAGTACGCCAGGTGCCTTTGGGCCCAGATGGACTCCCCTTGCTGGATGGTGGCCCTCCACTTGGCTCTTTTGCTGATGGGCCCCTGGACCGGCATTACCTACTTCGTGGTGGTGGTCCAGCAGCCACGCTCTCCCGAGCCTACCACAGCAGTGGAGGTGGCTTTCCCGATGGCCCTGAGCCCCGTGATATTCCAAGCTATGGCAGCTTGTCCCGAGGGCTTGGGGTACGGCCACCACGTACTGGCCTCCTGGGCCCGGGACCTGGTGATGGCTGTTTCACACTGCCTGGCCGCCGAGAAGCCTTCCCCATGGGCTCTGAATCTGGACCACCAAGTGGCCGCTCTCTGCCTGAGCATTTCCAAGCTGAACCATATGGCCTGGAGGATGATACACGGAGCCTAGCTGCAGATGATGAGGGTGGCCCCGACCTGGAGCCTGACTATAGCACGGCAACCCGGAGAAGACCTGAGTACGGGCGGGGCCTTCGTGCCAG GGCCTTTGAAGACACCGCAGACGATGCTGGTGAGCTGATAGAAGAGCGGCCCCCATTCCCAGCAGCAACAGCCCCTCTGGCCCAGCCTGAGAGGGGCAGCCTGGGCAGCTTGGACCGAGTTGTGCGGCGCTCACCTTCGGTGGATAGCACCCGCAAGGAGCCACGGTGGCGGGACCCCGAGCTGCCAGAGGTGCTGGCCATGCTGCGGCACCCTGTGGACCCTGTGAAAGCCAACGCTGCAGCCTACCTGCAGCACCTCTGCTTTGAGAACGAGGGTATTAAGCGGCGAGTGCGGCAGCTGCGTGGGCTCCCCCTGCTTGTGGCATTACTAGATCACCCTCGGGCTGAGGTGCGGCGCAGGGCCTGTGGGGCACTGCGCAACCTCTCCTATGGCCGGGATGCTGACAACAAGGCCGCCATCCGGGACTGCGGGGGCGTGCCAGCCCTGGTGCGCCTGCTGCGGGCTGCCCGTGACAATGAGGTCCGTGAGCTAGTCACTG GCACACTCTGGAACCTGTCATCCTACGAGCCCCTGAAGATGGTCATCATTGACCACGGCTTACAGACTCTGACCCATGAGGTCATCGTGCCCCATTCTGGCTGGGAGCGAGAGCCAAACGAAGACTCGAAGCCCCGGGATGCCGAGTGGACAACAGTCTTCAAGAACACGTCGGGCTGCCTGAG GAACGTGAGCTCAGATGGTGCAGAGGCCCGGCGGCGACTCCGTGAGTGCGAAGGGCTGGTGGATGCTCTCCTACATGCCCTGCAGTCAGCTGTGGGCAGGAAGGACACAGACAATAag TCAGTAGAGAACTGCGTGTGCATCATGCGGAACCTGTCCTACCACGTGCACAAGGAAGTTCCAGGGGCTGACAGGTACCAGGAGGCGGAGCCTGGAATCCAGGGCAGTGCTACAACCTCCCAGCGAAGGAGGAAGGATGACGCCAGCTGCTTTGGTGGCAAGAAAGCGAAAG AGGAGTGGTTCCATCAAG GGAAGAAGGATGCAGAGATGGACCGGAACTTTGACACACTGGACCTGCCTAAACGAACTGAGGCTGCGAAAG GCTTTGAGCTGCTGTACCAGCCGGAGGTGGTACGTCTCTACCTCTCACTCCTTACGGAGAGCCGGAACTTCAACACCCTGGAAGCTGCAGCCGGTGCCCTGCAAAACCTCAGTGCTGGCAACTGGACG TGGGCCACATACATCCGTGCCACAGTGCGCAAGGAACGTGGGCTGCCAGTGCTGGTGGAACTGCTACAGTCTGAGACTGACAAGGTGGTGCGTGCTGTGGCCATCGCACTGCGCAATCTCTCCCTAGACCAGCGGAATAAAGACCTCATCG GGAGCTATGCCATGACAGAGCTGGTTCGGAATGTTCGCAATGCACAGGCTCCCGCTCACCCCAGTGCCCCCCTGGAGGAGGATACTGTGGTTGCCGTGCTCAACACCATCCATGAGATCGTGTCCGACAGCCTGGACAATGCTCGCTCCCTCCTGCAGGCCCGTGGTGTGCCTTCCCTGGTGGCACTTGTGGCCTCCAG ccagTCAGTGCGGGAGGCCAAGGCAGCATCACACGTGCTACAGACTGTATGGAGCTACAAGGAGCTGCGTGGAGCCCTGCAGAGGGACGGCTGGACGAAGGCACGCTTCCAG TCTGCTAGCACTGCCAAAGGACCCAAAGGGACACCAAGTTCTGGCGGCTTTGATGACAGCACACTGCCACTGGTAGACAAGAGCCTTG ATGGGGAGAAGTCAACCACCCGGGATGTGATCCCCATGGATACCCTTGGTCCAG ATGGTTACGCCACAGTTGACCGGAGGGAGAGGAGGACACTGGGCAGTGACTCCACAGGGGACACCTCTGAGAAGGAACTATTGAGA CCTGATCCCGGCAGGAAGGCCCCTCCGCCTGGGCCCAGCAGGCCCTCAGTCAGGCTGGTGGACGCCGTGGGGGACGCTAAGCCTCAGCCTGTTGACTCCTGGGTCTAG
- the Arvcf gene encoding armadillo repeat protein deleted in velo-cardio-facial syndrome isoform X6, producing the protein MPAELRQEQSPGSQASLATMPEAPEVLEETVTVEEDPGTPTSHVSIVTSEDGTTRRTETKVTKTVKTVTTRTVRQVPLGPDGLPLLDGGPPLGSFADGPLDRHYLLRGGGPAATLSRAYHSSGGGFPDGPEPRDIPSYGSLSRGLGVRPPRTGLLGPGPGDGCFTLPGRREAFPMGSESGPPSGRSLPEHFQAEPYGLEDDTRSLAADDEGGPDLEPDYSTATRRRPEYGRGLRARAFEDTADDAGELIEERPPFPAATAPLAQPERGSLGSLDRVVRRSPSVDSTRKEPRWRDPELPEVLAMLRHPVDPVKANAAAYLQHLCFENEGIKRRVRQLRGLPLLVALLDHPRAEVRRRACGALRNLSYGRDADNKAAIRDCGGVPALVRLLRAARDNEVRELVTGTLWNLSSYEPLKMVIIDHGLQTLTHEVIVPHSGWEREPNEDSKPRDAEWTTVFKNTSGCLRNVSSDGAEARRRLRECEGLVDALLHALQSAVGRKDTDNKSVENCVCIMRNLSYHVHKEVPGADRYQEAEPGIQGSATTSQRRRKDDASCFGGKKAKGKKDAEMDRNFDTLDLPKRTEAAKGFELLYQPEVVRLYLSLLTESRNFNTLEAAAGALQNLSAGNWTWATYIRATVRKERGLPVLVELLQSETDKVVRAVAIALRNLSLDQRNKDLIGSYAMTELVRNVRNAQAPAHPSAPLEEDTVVAVLNTIHEIVSDSLDNARSLLQARGVPSLVALVASSQSVREAKAASHVLQTVWSYKELRGALQRDGWTKARFQSASTAKGPKGTPSSGGFDDSTLPLVDKSLDGEKSTTRDVIPMDTLGPDGYATVDRRERRTLGSDSTGDTSEKELLRPDPGRKAPPPGPSRPSVRLVDAVGDAKPQPVDSWV; encoded by the exons ATGCCGGCCGAACTCAGACAG GAGCAGAGCCCGGGTAGCCAGGCATCGCTGGCCACGATGCCAGAGGCACCCGAGGTACTGGAGGAGACAGTGACCGTGGAGGAAGACCCTGGCACCCCCACCTCTCACGTATCCATCGTCACATCAGAAGATGGTACAACCCGGCGGACTGAGACTAAG GTCACTAAGACAGTCAAGACTGTGACCACAAGGACAGTACGCCAGGTGCCTTTGGGCCCAGATGGACTCCCCTTGCTGGATGGTGGCCCTCCACTTGGCTCTTTTGCTGATGGGCCCCTGGACCGGCATTACCTACTTCGTGGTGGTGGTCCAGCAGCCACGCTCTCCCGAGCCTACCACAGCAGTGGAGGTGGCTTTCCCGATGGCCCTGAGCCCCGTGATATTCCAAGCTATGGCAGCTTGTCCCGAGGGCTTGGGGTACGGCCACCACGTACTGGCCTCCTGGGCCCGGGACCTGGTGATGGCTGTTTCACACTGCCTGGCCGCCGAGAAGCCTTCCCCATGGGCTCTGAATCTGGACCACCAAGTGGCCGCTCTCTGCCTGAGCATTTCCAAGCTGAACCATATGGCCTGGAGGATGATACACGGAGCCTAGCTGCAGATGATGAGGGTGGCCCCGACCTGGAGCCTGACTATAGCACGGCAACCCGGAGAAGACCTGAGTACGGGCGGGGCCTTCGTGCCAG GGCCTTTGAAGACACCGCAGACGATGCTGGTGAGCTGATAGAAGAGCGGCCCCCATTCCCAGCAGCAACAGCCCCTCTGGCCCAGCCTGAGAGGGGCAGCCTGGGCAGCTTGGACCGAGTTGTGCGGCGCTCACCTTCGGTGGATAGCACCCGCAAGGAGCCACGGTGGCGGGACCCCGAGCTGCCAGAGGTGCTGGCCATGCTGCGGCACCCTGTGGACCCTGTGAAAGCCAACGCTGCAGCCTACCTGCAGCACCTCTGCTTTGAGAACGAGGGTATTAAGCGGCGAGTGCGGCAGCTGCGTGGGCTCCCCCTGCTTGTGGCATTACTAGATCACCCTCGGGCTGAGGTGCGGCGCAGGGCCTGTGGGGCACTGCGCAACCTCTCCTATGGCCGGGATGCTGACAACAAGGCCGCCATCCGGGACTGCGGGGGCGTGCCAGCCCTGGTGCGCCTGCTGCGGGCTGCCCGTGACAATGAGGTCCGTGAGCTAGTCACTG GCACACTCTGGAACCTGTCATCCTACGAGCCCCTGAAGATGGTCATCATTGACCACGGCTTACAGACTCTGACCCATGAGGTCATCGTGCCCCATTCTGGCTGGGAGCGAGAGCCAAACGAAGACTCGAAGCCCCGGGATGCCGAGTGGACAACAGTCTTCAAGAACACGTCGGGCTGCCTGAG GAACGTGAGCTCAGATGGTGCAGAGGCCCGGCGGCGACTCCGTGAGTGCGAAGGGCTGGTGGATGCTCTCCTACATGCCCTGCAGTCAGCTGTGGGCAGGAAGGACACAGACAATAag TCAGTAGAGAACTGCGTGTGCATCATGCGGAACCTGTCCTACCACGTGCACAAGGAAGTTCCAGGGGCTGACAGGTACCAGGAGGCGGAGCCTGGAATCCAGGGCAGTGCTACAACCTCCCAGCGAAGGAGGAAGGATGACGCCAGCTGCTTTGGTGGCAAGAAAGCGAAAG GGAAGAAGGATGCAGAGATGGACCGGAACTTTGACACACTGGACCTGCCTAAACGAACTGAGGCTGCGAAAG GCTTTGAGCTGCTGTACCAGCCGGAGGTGGTACGTCTCTACCTCTCACTCCTTACGGAGAGCCGGAACTTCAACACCCTGGAAGCTGCAGCCGGTGCCCTGCAAAACCTCAGTGCTGGCAACTGGACG TGGGCCACATACATCCGTGCCACAGTGCGCAAGGAACGTGGGCTGCCAGTGCTGGTGGAACTGCTACAGTCTGAGACTGACAAGGTGGTGCGTGCTGTGGCCATCGCACTGCGCAATCTCTCCCTAGACCAGCGGAATAAAGACCTCATCG GGAGCTATGCCATGACAGAGCTGGTTCGGAATGTTCGCAATGCACAGGCTCCCGCTCACCCCAGTGCCCCCCTGGAGGAGGATACTGTGGTTGCCGTGCTCAACACCATCCATGAGATCGTGTCCGACAGCCTGGACAATGCTCGCTCCCTCCTGCAGGCCCGTGGTGTGCCTTCCCTGGTGGCACTTGTGGCCTCCAG ccagTCAGTGCGGGAGGCCAAGGCAGCATCACACGTGCTACAGACTGTATGGAGCTACAAGGAGCTGCGTGGAGCCCTGCAGAGGGACGGCTGGACGAAGGCACGCTTCCAG TCTGCTAGCACTGCCAAAGGACCCAAAGGGACACCAAGTTCTGGCGGCTTTGATGACAGCACACTGCCACTGGTAGACAAGAGCCTTG ATGGGGAGAAGTCAACCACCCGGGATGTGATCCCCATGGATACCCTTGGTCCAG ATGGTTACGCCACAGTTGACCGGAGGGAGAGGAGGACACTGGGCAGTGACTCCACAGGGGACACCTCTGAGAAGGAACTATTGAGA CCTGATCCCGGCAGGAAGGCCCCTCCGCCTGGGCCCAGCAGGCCCTCAGTCAGGCTGGTGGACGCCGTGGGGGACGCTAAGCCTCAGCCTGTTGACTCCTGGGTCTAG
- the Arvcf gene encoding armadillo repeat protein deleted in velo-cardio-facial syndrome isoform X2, with protein sequence MEDCNVHSAASILASVKEQEARFERLTRALEQERRHVALQLERAQQPGMSSGGMVGSGQPLPMAWQQLVLQEQSPGSQASLATMPEAPEVLEETVTVEEDPGTPTSHVSIVTSEDGTTRRTETKVTKTVKTVTTRTVRQVPLGPDGLPLLDGGPPLGSFADGPLDRHYLLRGGGPAATLSRAYHSSGGGFPDGPEPRDIPSYGSLSRGLGVRPPRTGLLGPGPGDGCFTLPGRREAFPMGSESGPPSGRSLPEHFQAEPYGLEDDTRSLAADDEGGPDLEPDYSTATRRRPEYGRGLRARAFEDTADDAGELIEERPPFPAATAPLAQPERGSLGSLDRVVRRSPSVDSTRKEPRWRDPELPEVLAMLRHPVDPVKANAAAYLQHLCFENEGIKRRVRQLRGLPLLVALLDHPRAEVRRRACGALRNLSYGRDADNKAAIRDCGGVPALVRLLRAARDNEVRELVTGTLWNLSSYEPLKMVIIDHGLQTLTHEVIVPHSGWEREPNEDSKPRDAEWTTVFKNTSGCLRNVSSDGAEARRRLRECEGLVDALLHALQSAVGRKDTDNKSVENCVCIMRNLSYHVHKEVPGADRYQEAEPGIQGSATTSQRRRKDDASCFGGKKAKGKKDAEMDRNFDTLDLPKRTEAAKGFELLYQPEVVRLYLSLLTESRNFNTLEAAAGALQNLSAGNWTWATYIRATVRKERGLPVLVELLQSETDKVVRAVAIALRNLSLDQRNKDLIGSYAMTELVRNVRNAQAPAHPSAPLEEDTVVAVLNTIHEIVSDSLDNARSLLQARGVPSLVALVASSQSVREAKAASHVLQTVWSYKELRGALQRDGWTKARFQSASTAKGPKGTPSSGGFDDSTLPLVDKSLDGEKSTTRDVIPMDTLGPDGYATVDRRERRTLGSDSTGDTSEKELLRPDPGRKAPPPGPSRPSVRLVDAVGDAKPQPVDSWV encoded by the exons GAGCAGAGCCCGGGTAGCCAGGCATCGCTGGCCACGATGCCAGAGGCACCCGAGGTACTGGAGGAGACAGTGACCGTGGAGGAAGACCCTGGCACCCCCACCTCTCACGTATCCATCGTCACATCAGAAGATGGTACAACCCGGCGGACTGAGACTAAG GTCACTAAGACAGTCAAGACTGTGACCACAAGGACAGTACGCCAGGTGCCTTTGGGCCCAGATGGACTCCCCTTGCTGGATGGTGGCCCTCCACTTGGCTCTTTTGCTGATGGGCCCCTGGACCGGCATTACCTACTTCGTGGTGGTGGTCCAGCAGCCACGCTCTCCCGAGCCTACCACAGCAGTGGAGGTGGCTTTCCCGATGGCCCTGAGCCCCGTGATATTCCAAGCTATGGCAGCTTGTCCCGAGGGCTTGGGGTACGGCCACCACGTACTGGCCTCCTGGGCCCGGGACCTGGTGATGGCTGTTTCACACTGCCTGGCCGCCGAGAAGCCTTCCCCATGGGCTCTGAATCTGGACCACCAAGTGGCCGCTCTCTGCCTGAGCATTTCCAAGCTGAACCATATGGCCTGGAGGATGATACACGGAGCCTAGCTGCAGATGATGAGGGTGGCCCCGACCTGGAGCCTGACTATAGCACGGCAACCCGGAGAAGACCTGAGTACGGGCGGGGCCTTCGTGCCAG GGCCTTTGAAGACACCGCAGACGATGCTGGTGAGCTGATAGAAGAGCGGCCCCCATTCCCAGCAGCAACAGCCCCTCTGGCCCAGCCTGAGAGGGGCAGCCTGGGCAGCTTGGACCGAGTTGTGCGGCGCTCACCTTCGGTGGATAGCACCCGCAAGGAGCCACGGTGGCGGGACCCCGAGCTGCCAGAGGTGCTGGCCATGCTGCGGCACCCTGTGGACCCTGTGAAAGCCAACGCTGCAGCCTACCTGCAGCACCTCTGCTTTGAGAACGAGGGTATTAAGCGGCGAGTGCGGCAGCTGCGTGGGCTCCCCCTGCTTGTGGCATTACTAGATCACCCTCGGGCTGAGGTGCGGCGCAGGGCCTGTGGGGCACTGCGCAACCTCTCCTATGGCCGGGATGCTGACAACAAGGCCGCCATCCGGGACTGCGGGGGCGTGCCAGCCCTGGTGCGCCTGCTGCGGGCTGCCCGTGACAATGAGGTCCGTGAGCTAGTCACTG GCACACTCTGGAACCTGTCATCCTACGAGCCCCTGAAGATGGTCATCATTGACCACGGCTTACAGACTCTGACCCATGAGGTCATCGTGCCCCATTCTGGCTGGGAGCGAGAGCCAAACGAAGACTCGAAGCCCCGGGATGCCGAGTGGACAACAGTCTTCAAGAACACGTCGGGCTGCCTGAG GAACGTGAGCTCAGATGGTGCAGAGGCCCGGCGGCGACTCCGTGAGTGCGAAGGGCTGGTGGATGCTCTCCTACATGCCCTGCAGTCAGCTGTGGGCAGGAAGGACACAGACAATAag TCAGTAGAGAACTGCGTGTGCATCATGCGGAACCTGTCCTACCACGTGCACAAGGAAGTTCCAGGGGCTGACAGGTACCAGGAGGCGGAGCCTGGAATCCAGGGCAGTGCTACAACCTCCCAGCGAAGGAGGAAGGATGACGCCAGCTGCTTTGGTGGCAAGAAAGCGAAAG GGAAGAAGGATGCAGAGATGGACCGGAACTTTGACACACTGGACCTGCCTAAACGAACTGAGGCTGCGAAAG GCTTTGAGCTGCTGTACCAGCCGGAGGTGGTACGTCTCTACCTCTCACTCCTTACGGAGAGCCGGAACTTCAACACCCTGGAAGCTGCAGCCGGTGCCCTGCAAAACCTCAGTGCTGGCAACTGGACG TGGGCCACATACATCCGTGCCACAGTGCGCAAGGAACGTGGGCTGCCAGTGCTGGTGGAACTGCTACAGTCTGAGACTGACAAGGTGGTGCGTGCTGTGGCCATCGCACTGCGCAATCTCTCCCTAGACCAGCGGAATAAAGACCTCATCG GGAGCTATGCCATGACAGAGCTGGTTCGGAATGTTCGCAATGCACAGGCTCCCGCTCACCCCAGTGCCCCCCTGGAGGAGGATACTGTGGTTGCCGTGCTCAACACCATCCATGAGATCGTGTCCGACAGCCTGGACAATGCTCGCTCCCTCCTGCAGGCCCGTGGTGTGCCTTCCCTGGTGGCACTTGTGGCCTCCAG ccagTCAGTGCGGGAGGCCAAGGCAGCATCACACGTGCTACAGACTGTATGGAGCTACAAGGAGCTGCGTGGAGCCCTGCAGAGGGACGGCTGGACGAAGGCACGCTTCCAG TCTGCTAGCACTGCCAAAGGACCCAAAGGGACACCAAGTTCTGGCGGCTTTGATGACAGCACACTGCCACTGGTAGACAAGAGCCTTG ATGGGGAGAAGTCAACCACCCGGGATGTGATCCCCATGGATACCCTTGGTCCAG ATGGTTACGCCACAGTTGACCGGAGGGAGAGGAGGACACTGGGCAGTGACTCCACAGGGGACACCTCTGAGAAGGAACTATTGAGA CCTGATCCCGGCAGGAAGGCCCCTCCGCCTGGGCCCAGCAGGCCCTCAGTCAGGCTGGTGGACGCCGTGGGGGACGCTAAGCCTCAGCCTGTTGACTCCTGGGTCTAG
- the Arvcf gene encoding armadillo repeat protein deleted in velo-cardio-facial syndrome isoform X5: MPAELRQEQSPGSQASLATMPEAPEVLEETVTVEEDPGTPTSHVSIVTSEDGTTRRTETKVTKTVKTVTTRTVRQVPLGPDGLPLLDGGPPLGSFADGPLDRHYLLRGGGPAATLSRAYHSSGGGFPDGPEPRDIPSYGSLSRGLGVRPPRTGLLGPGPGDGCFTLPGRREAFPMGSESGPPSGRSLPEHFQAEPYGLEDDTRSLAADDEGGPDLEPDYSTATRRRPEYGRGLRARAFEDTADDAGELIEERPPFPAATAPLAQPERGSLGSLDRVVRRSPSVDSTRKEPRWRDPELPEVLAMLRHPVDPVKANAAAYLQHLCFENEGIKRRVRQLRGLPLLVALLDHPRAEVRRRACGALRNLSYGRDADNKAAIRDCGGVPALVRLLRAARDNEVRELVTGTLWNLSSYEPLKMVIIDHGLQTLTHEVIVPHSGWEREPNEDSKPRDAEWTTVFKNTSGCLRNVSSDGAEARRRLRECEGLVDALLHALQSAVGRKDTDNKSVENCVCIMRNLSYHVHKEVPGADRYQEAEPGIQGSATTSQRRRKDDASCFGGKKAKEEWFHQGKKDAEMDRNFDTLDLPKRTEAAKGFELLYQPEVVRLYLSLLTESRNFNTLEAAAGALQNLSAGNWTWATYIRATVRKERGLPVLVELLQSETDKVVRAVAIALRNLSLDQRNKDLIGSYAMTELVRNVRNAQAPAHPSAPLEEDTVVAVLNTIHEIVSDSLDNARSLLQARGVPSLVALVASSQSVREAKAASHVLQTVWSYKELRGALQRDGWTKARFQSASTAKGPKGTPSSGGFDDSTLPLVDKSLDGEKSTTRDVIPMDTLGPDGYATVDRRERRTLGSDSTGDTSEKELLRPDPGRKAPPPGPSRPSVRLVDAVGDAKPQPVDSWV, encoded by the exons ATGCCGGCCGAACTCAGACAG GAGCAGAGCCCGGGTAGCCAGGCATCGCTGGCCACGATGCCAGAGGCACCCGAGGTACTGGAGGAGACAGTGACCGTGGAGGAAGACCCTGGCACCCCCACCTCTCACGTATCCATCGTCACATCAGAAGATGGTACAACCCGGCGGACTGAGACTAAG GTCACTAAGACAGTCAAGACTGTGACCACAAGGACAGTACGCCAGGTGCCTTTGGGCCCAGATGGACTCCCCTTGCTGGATGGTGGCCCTCCACTTGGCTCTTTTGCTGATGGGCCCCTGGACCGGCATTACCTACTTCGTGGTGGTGGTCCAGCAGCCACGCTCTCCCGAGCCTACCACAGCAGTGGAGGTGGCTTTCCCGATGGCCCTGAGCCCCGTGATATTCCAAGCTATGGCAGCTTGTCCCGAGGGCTTGGGGTACGGCCACCACGTACTGGCCTCCTGGGCCCGGGACCTGGTGATGGCTGTTTCACACTGCCTGGCCGCCGAGAAGCCTTCCCCATGGGCTCTGAATCTGGACCACCAAGTGGCCGCTCTCTGCCTGAGCATTTCCAAGCTGAACCATATGGCCTGGAGGATGATACACGGAGCCTAGCTGCAGATGATGAGGGTGGCCCCGACCTGGAGCCTGACTATAGCACGGCAACCCGGAGAAGACCTGAGTACGGGCGGGGCCTTCGTGCCAG GGCCTTTGAAGACACCGCAGACGATGCTGGTGAGCTGATAGAAGAGCGGCCCCCATTCCCAGCAGCAACAGCCCCTCTGGCCCAGCCTGAGAGGGGCAGCCTGGGCAGCTTGGACCGAGTTGTGCGGCGCTCACCTTCGGTGGATAGCACCCGCAAGGAGCCACGGTGGCGGGACCCCGAGCTGCCAGAGGTGCTGGCCATGCTGCGGCACCCTGTGGACCCTGTGAAAGCCAACGCTGCAGCCTACCTGCAGCACCTCTGCTTTGAGAACGAGGGTATTAAGCGGCGAGTGCGGCAGCTGCGTGGGCTCCCCCTGCTTGTGGCATTACTAGATCACCCTCGGGCTGAGGTGCGGCGCAGGGCCTGTGGGGCACTGCGCAACCTCTCCTATGGCCGGGATGCTGACAACAAGGCCGCCATCCGGGACTGCGGGGGCGTGCCAGCCCTGGTGCGCCTGCTGCGGGCTGCCCGTGACAATGAGGTCCGTGAGCTAGTCACTG GCACACTCTGGAACCTGTCATCCTACGAGCCCCTGAAGATGGTCATCATTGACCACGGCTTACAGACTCTGACCCATGAGGTCATCGTGCCCCATTCTGGCTGGGAGCGAGAGCCAAACGAAGACTCGAAGCCCCGGGATGCCGAGTGGACAACAGTCTTCAAGAACACGTCGGGCTGCCTGAG GAACGTGAGCTCAGATGGTGCAGAGGCCCGGCGGCGACTCCGTGAGTGCGAAGGGCTGGTGGATGCTCTCCTACATGCCCTGCAGTCAGCTGTGGGCAGGAAGGACACAGACAATAag TCAGTAGAGAACTGCGTGTGCATCATGCGGAACCTGTCCTACCACGTGCACAAGGAAGTTCCAGGGGCTGACAGGTACCAGGAGGCGGAGCCTGGAATCCAGGGCAGTGCTACAACCTCCCAGCGAAGGAGGAAGGATGACGCCAGCTGCTTTGGTGGCAAGAAAGCGAAAG AGGAGTGGTTCCATCAAG GGAAGAAGGATGCAGAGATGGACCGGAACTTTGACACACTGGACCTGCCTAAACGAACTGAGGCTGCGAAAG GCTTTGAGCTGCTGTACCAGCCGGAGGTGGTACGTCTCTACCTCTCACTCCTTACGGAGAGCCGGAACTTCAACACCCTGGAAGCTGCAGCCGGTGCCCTGCAAAACCTCAGTGCTGGCAACTGGACG TGGGCCACATACATCCGTGCCACAGTGCGCAAGGAACGTGGGCTGCCAGTGCTGGTGGAACTGCTACAGTCTGAGACTGACAAGGTGGTGCGTGCTGTGGCCATCGCACTGCGCAATCTCTCCCTAGACCAGCGGAATAAAGACCTCATCG GGAGCTATGCCATGACAGAGCTGGTTCGGAATGTTCGCAATGCACAGGCTCCCGCTCACCCCAGTGCCCCCCTGGAGGAGGATACTGTGGTTGCCGTGCTCAACACCATCCATGAGATCGTGTCCGACAGCCTGGACAATGCTCGCTCCCTCCTGCAGGCCCGTGGTGTGCCTTCCCTGGTGGCACTTGTGGCCTCCAG ccagTCAGTGCGGGAGGCCAAGGCAGCATCACACGTGCTACAGACTGTATGGAGCTACAAGGAGCTGCGTGGAGCCCTGCAGAGGGACGGCTGGACGAAGGCACGCTTCCAG TCTGCTAGCACTGCCAAAGGACCCAAAGGGACACCAAGTTCTGGCGGCTTTGATGACAGCACACTGCCACTGGTAGACAAGAGCCTTG ATGGGGAGAAGTCAACCACCCGGGATGTGATCCCCATGGATACCCTTGGTCCAG ATGGTTACGCCACAGTTGACCGGAGGGAGAGGAGGACACTGGGCAGTGACTCCACAGGGGACACCTCTGAGAAGGAACTATTGAGA CCTGATCCCGGCAGGAAGGCCCCTCCGCCTGGGCCCAGCAGGCCCTCAGTCAGGCTGGTGGACGCCGTGGGGGACGCTAAGCCTCAGCCTGTTGACTCCTGGGTCTAG